The following proteins are encoded in a genomic region of Dyadobacter sp. UC 10:
- a CDS encoding cytochrome d ubiquinol oxidase subunit II: MLYVVITFLWASILLYLLLGGADFGAGIIELFTSKKNKAVTRKTLYSAIGPIWEANHMWLIIAIVILFVGFPVIYSTMSIYLHIPLTVMLMGIIARGTAFTFRHYDAVVDDMQSIYNTIFAISSFITPLFLGIIAGSAVSGHIDPDADTFLDAYIFSWLNWFSVAVGLFTASICGFLASVYLIGETESETDRLRFAHKAQFFNIAAVVCGILVFTAAYFENIPLLEWVFGNWVGRIAIMAATLSLVYMWYELYQGRISLLRPLAGFQVTMILLTTTFRHFPNIVILKNGYLSLMEHSGQEKTMQALGMALLLGSVFILPALFYLIYSFQRKPYQEQSGH; this comes from the coding sequence ATGCTCTACGTAGTAATTACATTTCTCTGGGCTTCCATTTTGCTCTACCTGTTACTGGGGGGAGCGGATTTCGGGGCGGGTATTATTGAACTGTTTACTTCGAAAAAGAACAAAGCAGTTACGCGCAAAACACTCTATTCGGCGATTGGCCCTATCTGGGAGGCTAATCACATGTGGCTCATTATTGCAATAGTAATTTTGTTTGTAGGATTTCCGGTGATCTATTCAACCATGTCGATCTACCTGCATATTCCACTCACGGTGATGTTAATGGGAATTATCGCCAGAGGAACTGCATTCACTTTCCGGCATTATGATGCGGTGGTCGACGATATGCAATCTATTTACAACACGATCTTTGCCATTTCAAGCTTTATCACGCCTCTGTTTCTAGGAATAATAGCAGGAAGTGCGGTCTCCGGACATATTGATCCAGATGCGGATACTTTTCTCGACGCCTATATTTTCAGCTGGCTTAACTGGTTTTCAGTCGCGGTGGGGCTTTTCACAGCATCTATCTGCGGGTTTCTAGCGTCGGTATATTTGATAGGAGAGACTGAAAGTGAAACGGACAGGTTGCGGTTTGCGCACAAAGCGCAGTTTTTCAATATTGCTGCTGTTGTGTGCGGAATATTGGTCTTCACTGCGGCTTATTTCGAAAACATTCCGTTGTTAGAATGGGTCTTTGGAAATTGGGTGGGGAGAATTGCAATTATGGCTGCTACGCTTTCACTGGTCTACATGTGGTACGAGTTGTACCAGGGCAGGATCAGCCTGTTGCGACCTTTGGCTGGCTTTCAAGTGACAATGATCCTGCTGACTACCACCTTCCGGCATTTTCCTAATATTGTGATTTTGAAAAACGGGTACTTATCACTGATGGAACATAGCGGACAGGAAAAAACAATGCAGGCGCTTGGAATGGCTTTACTTTTAGGCAGCGTGTTCATCCTGCCTGCATTGTTTTACCTGATTTATAGCTTCCAACGTAAACCCTATCAGGAGCAATCAGGTCACTGA
- the sugE gene encoding quaternary ammonium compound efflux SMR transporter SugE, translating into MAWVLLVIAGLLEVVWAYTMKQSEGFTRLGPSIITFIAMIASFGLLSMAMRSLPLGTAYTIWTGIGAIGAFAVGIAFLGESVNLLRLLAAGLILAGIILMKLSTSNS; encoded by the coding sequence ATGGCTTGGGTATTATTAGTTATTGCAGGGTTACTGGAAGTAGTTTGGGCCTACACCATGAAACAATCCGAGGGGTTCACCCGATTAGGCCCGTCCATCATCACATTTATCGCAATGATCGCCAGCTTTGGGTTGCTTTCTATGGCAATGCGGTCGCTTCCTCTGGGCACAGCGTATACGATCTGGACGGGAATCGGCGCGATCGGGGCTTTTGCTGTGGGTATCGCTTTCCTGGGTGAAAGTGTTAATTTATTGCGCCTGCTTGCGGCGGGGCTGATTTTAGCGGGAATTATATTAATGAAGCTTTCCACCTCGAATAGCTAA
- a CDS encoding ABC transporter permease, protein MRTLRFLLRKEFRQIFRDKAIVMMIFFMPVIQLIIMPLAADYEVRNVNLAVVDNDRSPYSQKLISKVIASGYFRLQGYNRSFNEAFRLIESDEADLILEIPHGFEKNLIREDKQKLFVAVNAINGTKANLGGSYLNTIIGNFNADIRMQLVQQPRYSQVPVIDIVVSNWFNPVLNYKLFIVPGIMAILVTMVGGFLSALNIVKEKEIGTIEQINVTPIKKHIFILGKLIPFWVLANIVFTIGLLLARFVYGIAPVGNLLVLYLFIAVYLLTVLGFGLLVSTFCDTQQQAMFIMFFFMMLFILLGGLFTSIDSMPDWAKVITRFNPVRYMIEVMRMVILKGSTLVDVLPHLGAVTLMSVVLNGWAILNYKKTN, encoded by the coding sequence ATGAGGACACTCAGATTTTTACTCAGGAAAGAATTCCGGCAGATTTTCAGAGATAAGGCGATTGTGATGATGATCTTTTTTATGCCCGTTATTCAACTGATCATCATGCCGCTGGCTGCCGATTATGAGGTCAGGAATGTCAATCTGGCGGTGGTTGATAACGATAGGTCACCTTATTCTCAAAAGTTGATTTCGAAAGTGATTGCCTCTGGCTATTTCAGATTGCAGGGTTACAATCGCTCATTTAACGAAGCTTTCAGGCTGATCGAATCCGACGAGGCAGATCTGATCCTTGAAATCCCGCACGGTTTTGAAAAAAACCTGATCCGCGAGGATAAGCAAAAGCTTTTTGTGGCCGTCAATGCGATCAATGGTACAAAAGCCAATCTGGGTGGCTCTTACCTGAACACGATTATCGGGAATTTCAATGCGGATATCCGGATGCAACTCGTTCAGCAACCCCGATATAGTCAGGTTCCGGTGATTGATATCGTCGTTTCCAACTGGTTTAATCCGGTATTGAATTACAAACTTTTCATCGTGCCGGGCATTATGGCGATATTGGTGACAATGGTCGGCGGGTTTTTGTCGGCCCTGAATATTGTGAAGGAAAAAGAGATAGGTACCATCGAGCAGATCAATGTTACACCTATCAAAAAACATATATTCATTCTAGGCAAGCTGATTCCCTTCTGGGTTCTGGCCAATATCGTTTTCACGATCGGGCTGCTGCTCGCCCGGTTTGTGTATGGCATTGCGCCGGTAGGTAATCTGCTGGTGTTATATCTGTTTATCGCCGTTTACCTGCTCACTGTGCTTGGCTTCGGTTTGCTGGTCTCCACATTTTGCGACACGCAGCAGCAGGCGATGTTCATCATGTTCTTTTTCATGATGCTGTTTATATTGCTCGGCGGACTGTTTACTTCGATCGACAGTATGCCCGATTGGGCGAAAGTAATCACCCGCTTTAATCCGGTGAGATATATGATCGAGGTGATGCGGATGGTGATATTAAAAGGCAGTACGCTGGTTGACGTACTGCCTCATCTGGGTGCTGTCACATTAATGTCAGTGGTTCTGAATGGCTGGGCGATATTGAATTACAAGAAAACGAACTGA
- a CDS encoding 3-hydroxyacyl-CoA dehydrogenase family protein encodes MNTNEIPVGIVGLGLMGCSIVTCMLIAGHQVAAVAPLSADMDNAERRIREHLQNSWENGLIDNEPEYYLRRLIITEDYDILYPCKLVVECTIENVDIKDSVYKKIESVIKPDAILTSNTSAIPISQLQKLTKYPERFLGLHWAEPAHTTRFLEIICGEQSDIKYGEYLYELSHEWGKEPILVRKDIAGFITNRLMYAMYREAISLVENGYATIEDVDRSCRNNAGYFMTLVGVFRWMDLTGVPAYHTVMKNLLPTLNNSTKVPELIDKVVREGGRGVLNSHGFYDYEPGEAEVWEETFKEFTYEIRELALKYPADIVKRRLAEKNNLKDIAES; translated from the coding sequence ATGAATACAAATGAGATACCTGTCGGAATCGTAGGCCTGGGCTTAATGGGTTGCAGTATTGTCACCTGCATGTTGATTGCCGGTCATCAGGTTGCCGCCGTTGCCCCGCTCAGTGCGGACATGGACAATGCTGAACGGCGCATTCGCGAGCATTTACAAAATTCCTGGGAAAATGGTCTGATCGATAACGAGCCTGAATACTATTTGCGTAGGCTGATTATTACAGAGGATTACGACATCCTGTATCCGTGTAAGCTGGTCGTTGAGTGTACGATAGAAAATGTTGATATCAAGGATTCTGTTTATAAAAAAATCGAATCTGTGATCAAGCCTGACGCGATTTTAACAAGCAACACTTCCGCCATTCCGATCAGCCAGCTCCAAAAACTGACTAAATATCCGGAGCGTTTTCTCGGCCTGCACTGGGCGGAACCTGCACACACCACTCGTTTCTTGGAAATCATCTGCGGCGAGCAGTCGGATATTAAATACGGAGAATACCTCTATGAACTTTCACATGAATGGGGAAAGGAACCGATTCTGGTCAGGAAGGACATTGCCGGTTTTATCACCAATCGCTTAATGTATGCAATGTACCGCGAAGCGATCAGTCTGGTAGAAAACGGATATGCGACGATTGAGGATGTAGATCGCTCCTGCCGCAATAATGCGGGCTATTTCATGACACTGGTCGGTGTTTTTCGCTGGATGGACCTGACGGGAGTTCCTGCGTATCACACAGTTATGAAAAACCTGCTCCCCACATTGAACAACAGTACGAAAGTTCCCGAGCTGATTGACAAGGTAGTACGTGAGGGCGGCAGAGGAGTACTCAATTCCCACGGTTTTTACGATTATGAACCCGGCGAGGCGGAAGTCTGGGAGGAAACTTTCAAGGAATTTACCTACGAAATCAGAGAGTTGGCACTGAAGTATCCTGCTGACATTGTAAAGCGGCGTCTGGCGGAAAAAAATAATTTAAAAGATATCGCGGAATCGTGA
- a CDS encoding tail fiber domain-containing protein, with protein sequence MKLPLFFLLAMLLALCSAAQVPQRFAFQGAARDAAGKAIVNRNVSLRLTIRPTTALGAPVYQETHVTQTSATGIFNISVGAGLVQSGDFGSIKWDSDKFFLQTELDPDGGGNYVNLGATQLLSVPYALHAAEAGRWKNFDPVIQEGSLLLGKSLPELEWGPGIHRLLWYPKRAALRFGAWSDENVWTDANIGHFSFAGGFNAMAAPDGFAFGFRVKSTGENGIAMGAYTEAARRSVAFGYGVNALANNSIAIGTANQSLNAHSATFGYNLESRVKYGIAMGMSNDISDVVTDEILPTQRLFQIGNGDQKHDGPRSNALTILYNGNVGIGNNVLQPTHILDVGHRMRLRSNPGYTAGLWLDDNGGAQYCFIGGYDNDQAGFYFENFGWKFTVNKNGNAFLTGALTQNSDLRLKRDIRPLTPSFEKLTSISGRQYYWKDPQRSQGLQTGLIAQEVEAVFPELVETGKDGYKSVNYIGLIPHLLEAVKELKQENRKLSSENERLSSSAGEVMELRKRLEAIEASLAKSSAISVK encoded by the coding sequence ATGAAACTTCCTTTATTTTTTCTTTTAGCCATGCTGCTTGCTCTTTGCTCAGCGGCTCAGGTACCTCAGCGATTTGCCTTCCAGGGAGCGGCCCGTGATGCGGCTGGAAAGGCCATTGTAAACCGAAATGTCAGCCTGCGCTTAACGATCCGTCCAACCACTGCGCTTGGGGCACCTGTGTATCAGGAAACACACGTCACTCAGACTTCTGCCACCGGGATCTTTAATATTTCAGTCGGCGCAGGGCTTGTGCAAAGCGGGGATTTCGGCTCAATTAAATGGGACAGCGATAAGTTTTTTCTTCAAACGGAGCTTGACCCTGATGGGGGAGGTAATTATGTGAATCTTGGCGCGACGCAGTTGTTGAGCGTGCCTTACGCTTTGCATGCGGCGGAAGCAGGGAGGTGGAAGAATTTTGATCCGGTGATACAGGAGGGGAGCCTCTTACTAGGAAAATCTTTACCGGAATTGGAATGGGGGCCAGGAATACACCGCCTTTTATGGTACCCCAAAAGAGCAGCATTGCGATTTGGCGCATGGTCGGATGAAAATGTGTGGACGGATGCTAACATAGGGCATTTTTCCTTTGCGGGAGGATTTAACGCAATGGCGGCACCAGATGGTTTTGCATTTGGATTCAGGGTGAAATCAACAGGAGAAAATGGGATTGCGATGGGCGCTTACACTGAGGCTGCAAGACGCTCGGTTGCGTTCGGATACGGGGTTAACGCGCTTGCGAATAACTCAATAGCTATCGGTACTGCCAATCAAAGCCTGAATGCTCATTCGGCTACCTTTGGTTATAATTTAGAGAGCCGGGTGAAATATGGGATTGCGATGGGGATGAGTAATGATATTTCCGACGTGGTGACTGACGAAATCCTACCAACTCAGCGGCTTTTTCAGATAGGCAACGGAGATCAAAAACATGATGGCCCACGGAGTAATGCCCTCACAATTTTGTACAATGGGAATGTAGGTATAGGAAACAATGTTTTACAGCCAACCCACATCCTGGATGTCGGCCACAGAATGCGGCTGCGAAGTAACCCAGGGTATACCGCAGGGCTGTGGCTGGACGATAACGGAGGCGCACAATATTGTTTCATTGGCGGTTACGACAATGATCAGGCAGGATTTTACTTTGAGAATTTCGGATGGAAATTTACTGTCAACAAAAATGGAAATGCTTTCTTGACCGGTGCCCTTACACAAAATTCTGACCTTCGCCTTAAACGAGATATACGCCCGCTTACACCCAGCTTTGAAAAACTGACTTCCATATCCGGCAGACAATACTACTGGAAAGACCCGCAGCGGAGCCAGGGCTTACAAACCGGCCTGATCGCCCAGGAAGTTGAAGCAGTTTTTCCTGAGCTGGTGGAGACTGGGAAGGACGGTTATAAATCGGTCAACTATATTGGCCTCATTCCACACCTGCTGGAAGCTGTTAAAGAGTTAAAGCAGGAAAACAGGAAGCTAAGCAGCGAAAACGAAAGGTTGAGTTCGAGTGCAGGCGAAGTCATGGAATTGCGTAAAAGATTAGAAGCCATCGAGGCGAGTCTTGCGAAAAGTTCTGCTATCTCAGTTAAATAG
- a CDS encoding zinc-binding alcohol dehydrogenase family protein, with protein sequence MKTLVCTTPGHFAYQEMLTPEIQEGYTLIRIRRIGICGTDLHAFEGTQPFFNYPRILGHELAGEIVETDRPDFSVGEIVTFIPYFNCKKCVACRNGKPNCCTSLKVSGVHIDGGMVEYLSVPSYSLVHGDGLSFDELALVEPLAIGAHGVKRAMVQKGENVLVVGAGPIGLGTMEFARIAGGNVIALDINDSRLAFCKEKLGVAHTINAVTGDVAATLANLTDGEMPTVIIDATGSLRAINNAFAYLAHGGRYVLVGLQKGDISFSHPEFHKREATLMSSRNATREDFEHVISSMKSRLVDPKTYITHRVNFDEVESNFQGWLDPANGVIKAMVSLD encoded by the coding sequence ATGAAAACGCTGGTTTGCACCACACCGGGGCATTTCGCCTACCAGGAAATGCTCACTCCTGAAATCCAGGAAGGCTATACTTTGATCCGAATTCGTAGAATTGGCATCTGCGGCACCGATCTGCATGCATTTGAAGGCACCCAGCCTTTCTTCAATTATCCGAGGATTTTGGGACACGAACTGGCAGGAGAAATTGTAGAAACCGACAGGCCGGATTTTTCGGTGGGAGAAATCGTCACTTTTATCCCCTACTTCAATTGCAAAAAATGCGTGGCCTGCCGGAACGGAAAGCCCAACTGCTGTACCAGTCTGAAAGTATCCGGGGTGCATATTGACGGCGGAATGGTGGAATACCTCTCCGTCCCCTCCTATTCACTGGTTCACGGCGACGGGCTGAGCTTTGACGAGCTGGCATTGGTCGAGCCGCTGGCAATAGGTGCGCATGGCGTCAAGCGGGCAATGGTGCAAAAAGGTGAAAATGTGCTGGTAGTAGGCGCGGGACCTATTGGTTTGGGAACAATGGAGTTTGCAAGAATAGCAGGCGGAAATGTGATCGCGCTCGATATTAACGATTCAAGACTGGCTTTTTGCAAAGAAAAACTTGGCGTGGCGCATACTATCAATGCAGTAACCGGGGACGTCGCGGCTACACTCGCCAACCTGACCGACGGAGAAATGCCTACCGTGATCATTGACGCAACCGGCAGCCTGCGGGCGATCAATAATGCATTCGCTTACCTCGCGCATGGCGGGAGATATGTGCTGGTAGGGTTGCAGAAAGGAGACATTTCATTCAGTCACCCCGAATTTCACAAGCGGGAAGCCACATTGATGAGCAGCCGCAACGCAACCCGGGAGGACTTTGAGCACGTCATTTCAAGCATGAAAAGCAGGCTGGTTGACCCGAAAACCTATATCACGCATCGCGTTAATTTTGATGAAGTGGAAAGCAATTTTCAAGGCTGGCTGGATCCCGCAAACGGGGTTATCAAAGCAATGGTTTCGCTGGACTAG
- a CDS encoding L-fucose dehydrogenase yields MDLQLFNKIVIVTGGAKGIGEGIVQVLAKEGAIPVIVGRNENDNQKLVTELASKGFESFQVAAELTRPEESEKAVKAVIEKYGRIDGLVNNAGVNDGVGLEKGDYESFIASLHKNVVHYYLMAQYALPELKKSKGAIVNISSKTADTGQGGTSAYAAANGGRNALTREWAVELLKYGIRVNSVIVAECWTPLYERWIETLPNPAEKLESITAHIPLENRMTTAEEIANMTVFLLSQRSSHTTGQLIYVDGGYVHLDRALANS; encoded by the coding sequence ATGGACTTACAGCTTTTTAATAAAATAGTCATTGTAACAGGCGGCGCGAAGGGCATTGGAGAAGGAATTGTGCAGGTATTAGCCAAAGAAGGCGCTATTCCTGTCATTGTAGGAAGAAACGAAAACGATAACCAGAAACTGGTGACTGAGCTTGCTTCAAAAGGCTTCGAATCTTTTCAGGTAGCCGCAGAACTGACCCGCCCGGAAGAATCAGAAAAGGCAGTTAAAGCTGTGATCGAAAAATATGGCCGGATCGACGGGCTGGTTAATAATGCCGGGGTAAACGATGGTGTCGGGCTTGAAAAAGGTGATTACGAAAGCTTCATCGCGTCTTTGCACAAAAACGTAGTGCATTACTATTTAATGGCACAATATGCATTGCCTGAGTTAAAGAAATCGAAGGGTGCGATTGTGAATATCAGCTCCAAAACGGCGGATACCGGCCAGGGCGGAACTTCTGCCTATGCCGCTGCAAATGGAGGCAGAAATGCGCTGACGCGGGAATGGGCAGTGGAGCTCCTGAAATACGGGATCCGCGTCAATTCAGTGATCGTAGCCGAATGCTGGACGCCGCTTTATGAACGCTGGATCGAAACTTTGCCAAACCCGGCCGAGAAACTCGAATCCATCACCGCACATATTCCGCTGGAAAACCGGATGACGACCGCCGAGGAAATTGCGAATATGACCGTATTCCTGCTTTCACAGCGTTCCAGCCACACGACTGGCCAGTTGATTTACGTAGATGGCGGTTATGTGCATTTGGACCGCGCGCTGGCCAATTCTTAG
- a CDS encoding CsbD family protein, with product MSAFTQQVKGNWNELKGKFKQQYADLTDDDLLYEDGKEDELLGKLQKKLGKTREEVESEVASWSR from the coding sequence ATGAGTGCTTTCACACAACAAGTAAAAGGAAACTGGAATGAATTGAAAGGAAAATTCAAGCAACAATATGCTGATTTGACTGACGATGACCTGCTATATGAGGATGGAAAAGAGGATGAACTTCTTGGAAAACTTCAGAAAAAACTAGGTAAGACCAGAGAGGAAGTAGAATCGGAAGTGGCGAGTTGGTCGAGATAG
- a CDS encoding LytR/AlgR family response regulator transcription factor has protein sequence MIKVLIIDDEPRARHILHYYISTLAPEVSEIRMAGSVREAQQILDTYCPGIVFLDIEMPHQSGFDLLLRIRKPTFDIIFTTAHNQYAIQAIRFSALDYLLKPINPDELIMAIKRHLSKQDSVRQKTQLYENLVKNVKKKDGKGLRLAVPSNEGVFFFLVEEILRLEADRNYTLIHLKDRRPFIASKTLKHFEDMLEGFKFVRTHKSHLVNLDHVVRISNSNEFVIMSDGVQIKVSRRKKEEVLRMLHIR, from the coding sequence ATGATAAAAGTCCTGATAATCGACGATGAACCACGGGCGCGGCATATCCTGCACTATTACATCAGTACACTGGCACCGGAAGTGTCTGAGATAAGGATGGCAGGTTCGGTACGGGAGGCCCAGCAAATCCTCGACACGTACTGTCCCGGGATCGTATTCCTGGACATCGAAATGCCCCATCAAAGTGGATTCGATCTTCTGCTCCGCATACGTAAACCCACTTTTGACATTATTTTCACAACCGCCCACAACCAATATGCCATCCAGGCTATACGATTCAGTGCACTGGACTATCTGCTCAAACCAATCAATCCCGACGAATTGATCATGGCGATAAAGCGGCATTTGAGTAAACAAGACTCTGTACGACAAAAAACGCAGCTCTATGAAAACCTTGTAAAAAACGTCAAAAAGAAGGATGGGAAGGGTCTTCGGTTGGCTGTCCCGTCCAACGAAGGTGTGTTTTTCTTTCTTGTTGAAGAGATCCTTCGCCTTGAAGCCGACCGTAATTATACGCTGATCCACTTGAAAGACAGGAGGCCGTTTATCGCCAGCAAAACGCTTAAACACTTCGAAGATATGCTGGAAGGTTTCAAGTTTGTGCGCACACACAAGTCACATCTGGTCAATCTGGACCATGTTGTCCGAATCAGCAACAGCAACGAATTCGTAATCATGTCCGACGGTGTGCAGATAAAAGTTTCCAGGCGTAAAAAAGAGGAAGTGCTGCGTATGCTTCATATCAGATAG
- a CDS encoding cytochrome ubiquinol oxidase subunit I — MDDFIAARSQMALSLGFHIIFSCIGMVMPFFMAVAHFYWLKTGDTVYKNVTKAWSKGVAIFFATGAVSGTVLSFELGLLWPEFMKHAGPIFGMPFSLEGTAFFIEAIALGFFLYGWDRFNKWFHWFTGVVVGVSGLASGILVVAANAWMNSPAGFDFVNGQYLNIDPIQAMFNKAWFSQALHMTVAAFVATGFAVAGVHALMIMRGQNVRFHTKSFKIAAIFGCAAAILQPLSGDISAKDVAVRQPAKLAAMEAHFHTEKAASLILGGIPDEENQEVKYALKLPGFLSFLAHGDFKSEVTGLDQIPAENHPPVAITHYAFQIMVGMGMAMLAISLLYFLALWKKRSWLDARWLLKLFVFATPLGFIAVEAGWTVTEVGRQPWIIYGVMRTADAVTPMPGIAYSFYLFTAVYVSLAVFVAFMLYRQIKMVGTLYDNH; from the coding sequence ATGGACGATTTCATTGCCGCGAGATCCCAAATGGCCCTTTCTCTGGGATTTCATATTATTTTTTCCTGCATCGGTATGGTCATGCCGTTTTTCATGGCGGTTGCTCATTTTTACTGGCTCAAAACCGGTGACACAGTTTACAAGAACGTTACAAAAGCGTGGAGTAAAGGCGTCGCTATATTCTTCGCAACCGGAGCAGTCTCGGGGACTGTCTTATCCTTCGAGCTGGGGCTGCTCTGGCCGGAGTTTATGAAGCACGCCGGACCGATTTTCGGAATGCCGTTTTCTCTCGAAGGAACGGCATTTTTTATTGAAGCGATCGCGCTGGGCTTTTTTCTATATGGCTGGGACCGCTTTAATAAATGGTTTCACTGGTTTACCGGCGTGGTCGTAGGCGTAAGCGGGCTGGCTTCGGGGATTCTGGTTGTTGCCGCCAATGCCTGGATGAACAGTCCGGCCGGTTTTGATTTTGTAAATGGACAGTACCTTAACATCGATCCGATCCAGGCAATGTTCAACAAAGCATGGTTTTCGCAGGCCCTGCACATGACGGTCGCGGCATTTGTAGCCACCGGTTTTGCCGTGGCAGGAGTACATGCCTTGATGATCATGCGTGGGCAAAATGTTCGTTTCCATACCAAATCATTTAAAATAGCGGCGATATTCGGTTGTGCGGCAGCTATTTTGCAACCATTAAGCGGCGATATATCTGCCAAGGATGTGGCAGTAAGACAACCCGCAAAGCTGGCTGCCATGGAGGCGCATTTTCATACTGAAAAAGCCGCGTCGCTCATTTTGGGGGGCATTCCCGATGAAGAAAACCAGGAAGTTAAGTATGCCTTGAAATTACCCGGCTTCCTAAGCTTTCTGGCCCATGGTGATTTCAAATCAGAAGTGACAGGACTGGATCAAATTCCTGCTGAAAACCACCCTCCGGTGGCGATTACCCATTATGCGTTTCAGATTATGGTCGGAATGGGAATGGCTATGCTGGCGATTTCACTGCTCTATTTTCTTGCATTATGGAAGAAACGGTCATGGCTGGATGCCAGATGGTTGCTTAAACTTTTCGTTTTCGCGACACCTCTAGGCTTCATCGCAGTGGAAGCCGGGTGGACCGTCACAGAAGTAGGCCGGCAGCCCTGGATCATTTACGGAGTAATGCGCACCGCCGACGCCGTAACACCCATGCCAGGTATTGCATATTCATTCTATCTGTTTACTGCAGTCTATGTTTCCCTGGCAGTTTTCGTTGCATTCATGCTCTACCGCCAAATCAAGATGGTGGGGACGTTATATGATAATCACTAA
- the fucP gene encoding L-fucose:H+ symporter permease: protein MTDRKTRLAIILITSLFFLWGFALNLNPILIPHLKKACQLSDFESALIDSASYIAYFLIALPAGLFMKKYGYKASITLGLLLFAFGTFLFYPAAEMRHFGFFLIALFIIASGLTMLETAANPYITVLGDADSATQRLNFAQSFNGLAAFLAPLMGGTFILSGKTLTEQEQQAMSGAELDSYLNAEAASVQVPFIVIGLVVLLVAIMIWRTALPEIKDEEETPGTTRGSIWGETNLLLGTLAQFFYVGAQVCISSFFIRFSDKVAGIDEKTAAYLLSGAFLSFMIGRFIGTYLMRFVAPPRLLALYSIINVALLALAVTTSGMAAVYALVGVQFFMSIMFPTIFALSIRGLGEKTKIGSSLVIMSIVGGAFFPVIMGQVSDVSSIQTAYVVPAVCFIVVFYFAIKNNRIKKVTLGTSH, encoded by the coding sequence ATGACCGATCGTAAAACGCGGCTGGCAATTATCCTTATCACGTCATTATTTTTCCTTTGGGGCTTCGCGCTTAATCTCAACCCAATTTTAATCCCGCATTTGAAGAAAGCCTGTCAGCTCAGCGACTTCGAATCGGCTCTGATCGATTCGGCCTCCTACATCGCCTACTTTCTGATTGCCCTTCCCGCCGGACTTTTTATGAAAAAATACGGCTATAAGGCTAGTATTACTTTGGGATTGCTATTGTTTGCATTCGGTACCTTTCTCTTTTACCCGGCAGCAGAAATGCGGCATTTCGGTTTTTTTCTGATCGCGTTATTTATTATTGCGAGCGGACTGACTATGCTTGAAACCGCCGCAAATCCGTACATAACCGTACTGGGAGATGCCGATTCGGCCACACAGCGGCTCAATTTTGCACAATCTTTCAACGGTCTCGCCGCCTTTCTGGCGCCTTTGATGGGGGGGACGTTTATTCTTTCCGGAAAAACATTAACCGAACAGGAACAGCAGGCGATGTCCGGTGCGGAGCTCGACAGTTACCTCAATGCAGAAGCCGCCTCCGTGCAGGTTCCATTTATTGTAATCGGCCTGGTAGTGCTCCTAGTCGCCATTATGATCTGGCGCACCGCACTTCCCGAAATTAAAGATGAAGAAGAAACACCGGGAACTACCCGAGGCTCGATCTGGGGAGAAACAAACCTGTTGCTGGGTACGCTTGCACAGTTTTTCTATGTTGGGGCGCAGGTATGCATTAGCAGTTTTTTTATAAGGTTTTCTGATAAAGTTGCTGGGATTGACGAAAAAACGGCGGCTTATCTGTTGTCCGGTGCGTTTCTAAGCTTTATGATCGGCCGGTTTATTGGCACCTATCTGATGCGTTTTGTCGCCCCTCCCCGCCTGCTTGCGCTGTACAGTATTATTAACGTAGCATTGCTCGCGCTGGCCGTAACCACTTCGGGCATGGCGGCGGTTTATGCGCTTGTTGGTGTCCAGTTCTTTATGTCGATCATGTTTCCCACGATTTTTGCATTGAGTATCAGGGGGCTGGGCGAAAAAACGAAGATCGGCTCTTCGCTGGTTATCATGTCCATTGTCGGAGGGGCATTTTTCCCTGTGATTATGGGTCAGGTGTCGGATGTTTCGTCCATCCAAACAGCCTATGTCGTGCCGGCGGTTTGTTTTATTGTTGTTTTCTATTTCGCAATCAAGAATAACAGGATCAAAAAAGTGACGCTTGGGACGTCCCATTAA